From the genome of Aspergillus fumigatus Af293 chromosome 1, whole genome shotgun sequence, one region includes:
- a CDS encoding Pfs, NACHT and Ankyrin domain protein: MTNMKRTFPAIRAGLLVGISGGVLSKADVRLGDVVVGTRVMQYDLGKVIGDGELQPTAIPKVPHHSLGTAVSALHSIHELNPSRVPSILRLKLDGHPEYRRPSSPDRLFHATYEHESTTAGCEGCDQSKLVLRSRRTSDNIMIHYGAIASGNQVMRSGTTRDNVARKLDVMCFEMEAAGLMDILPCLSIRGICDYSDSHKSKEWQRYAAATAAAYARELLEELPVAKAHLNLTWMPNPHQFPLHERRQRLLNSLRFEQMDSRKSTIRTALAKTCRWFLSHPDYQAWLDPQNLTRHHGFLWISGKPGAGKSTIMKFAYSSMRSKSRNKHAITASFFFNARGEYLEKSILGLYRSLLLQLLEGYPDLQAVLDDPDINSQGQNGCPSLDVLKDLFRSAVSALGQRSFMCFVDALDECDEQQVVDMVQYFEELAEQSMNKGILLRICFSSRHYPYIVIHRGIRLTLEDQSGHGEDLATYVANRLQIEDPVLLEDLQTQLLRKAAGVFMWVVLVIDILNKEYRHNGLALRRRLAEIPSDLSELFKDILRCDNENIEGLLLCILWILFAKRPLQPKEFYHALWSGLSLEDLADAQIPDVSVPDASDSLDRFKRCVIGSSKGLAEITKSKQPTVQFIHESVRDFLLKERGLHELWPDLGFDWESSSHEKLKQCCDSYMNHTLVRAYISNVLSEAKADLQTGISKRYLFLEYASQHVLYHANAAAEAVPQDEFLSHFPVSNWISVNNIFEKFKVCEYSQDASLFYILADKGFPELIRTRLKEDPHIHVPGERYGYPLFAALANSNKDVVAALLNASLSVRNGVDITEGLNHRKDLKQYAYRTPLSWAAQEGRTSIVELLLQTETPVDDMDAKGRTPLSRASENGHKAVAELLIGNGADVNAGDNDGWTPLSRASLRGHKVVAKLLIGKGADVNVRDNDGWTPLSHASETGHEEVVRLLINKGSDVNVCDNDGWTPLSRASLCGHKVVAKLLIGKGADVNVRDNDGWSPLSRASDEGHEEVAKLLIDKGADVNVCDKEGWTPLSPKLLTDKGADVNASDKEGWTPLLRALQKGREKVAKLLIHKGADVNASNNYGWIPLLHAIEKGHKKVAKLLISKGADVNVRHNDGWTPLSRASDEGHEEVAKLLINKGADVNVRDKEGWTPLSRALIHGHEEVAKLLTDKGADVNVRHNDGWTPLSRASDEGHEEVAKLLIDKGADVNICDNDGWTPLSRALLCGYKKVAKLLISKGADVNVRHNDGWTPLSRASDEGHEEVAKLLINKGADVNAGDNDGWTPLARASLCGHEEVAKLLIDKGADVNICDNNGWTPLSHASEKGHEEVVRLLIDKGADVNICDNDGWTPLSRALLCGYKMVAKLLIGKGADVNVRDNDGWTPLARASLCGHEEVAKLLIDKGADVNICDNNGWTPLSHASEKGHEEVVRLLIDKGVDVNVRDKEGWTPLSRASIRGHEEVAKLLIDKGADVNAGDSDGWTPLSRTLLRGHEEVAKLLIAKGTDVNANNNNGLTGMLSSTAE, from the exons TTGGAACAAGGGTGATGCAGTATGACCTTGGGAAAGTCATAGGAGACGGAGAGCTCCAACCAACAGCGATCCCTAAGGTTCCTCACCATTCGCTTGGGACGGCTGTGTCCGCCCTCCATTCAATACATGAGCTGAACCCCAGTCGAGTCCCATCCATTCTACGGCTGAAGCTGGATGGACACCCTGAATACCGTCGCCCGAGCTCCCCGGATCGACTTTTCCACGCGACGTATGAGCATGAGTCTACAACGGCCGGTTGTGAGGGCTGCGACCAGTCGAAGCTGGTTCTGAGAAGCAGACGGACGTCAGACAATATAATGATTCATTACGGCGCGATCGCCTCAGGGAACCAAGTCATGAGAAGTGGCACTACCCGGGACAACGTTGCTCGAAAATTGGATGTCATGTGTTTCGAAATGGAGGCTGCCGGTTTAATGGACATTCTTCCTTGTCTCTCAATTCGGGGAATATGCGACTACTCGGATTCCCACAAGAGCAAGGAATGGCAGAGGTATGCTGCAGCAACCGCGGCCGCATATGCTAGGGAATTACTCGAGGAGCTACCGGTTGCCAAAGCACATCTAAACTTGACCTGGATGCCCAATCCTC ATCAATTTCCATTGCACGAACGCCGGCAGCGCTTGCTGAATTCCCTCAGATTCGAGCAAATGGATTCTCGGAAATCAACTATCAGGACCGCCCTCGCCAAAACATGTCGATGGTTTCTCAGTCACCCTGACTACCAAGCATGGCTTGATCCTCAAAACCTAACGCGACATCATGGCTTTTTGTGGATCAGTGGCAAGCCTGGCGCGGGCAAGTCAACAATCATGAAGTTCGCATACTCGAGTATGAGGAGCAAATCCCGCAACAAGCATGCTATCACCGCGTCCTTTTTCTTCAACGCTCGAGGAGAATATCTGGAGAAGTCTATCCTAGGGCTGTACAGATCATtacttcttcagctgcttgaagGGTACCCCGATCTTCAGGCAGTTCTAGATGATCCTGACATTAATTCCCAAGGCCAGAATGGATGCCCTTCCTTGGACGTGCTTAAGGACCTCTTTCGCAGCGCAGTTTCAGCCCTTGGTCAACGCTCGTTTATGTGCTTCgtcgatgctcttgatgagTGTGATGAACAACAAGTTGTGGACATGGTCCAATACTTTGAAGAGCTGGCAGAACAATCCATGAATAAAGGCATCCTGCTCCGGATCTGTTTCTCCAGTCGACATTATCCATATATAGTTATTCACCGGGGAATCCGACTTACACTGGAGGATCAGTCAGGTCATGGCGAAGACCTGGCAACCTACGTCGCAAACCGCCTCCAAATCGAAGATCCTGTACTTCTCGAAGATCTGCAGACCCAACTCCTCAGGAAAGCTGCTGGTGTCTTTATGTGGGTCGTCCTAGTCATTGATATCCTGAACAAGGAATATCGACATAATGGGCTGGCATTGAGAAGGAGACTCGCGGAAATACCGAGTGATTTGAGCGAACTGTTCAAGGACATCTTGAGATGTGACAATGAGAACATAGAGGGTCTCCTGCTTTGCATCCTTTGGATTCTCTTTGCAAAACGGCCCCTGCAACCGAAAGAGTTCTACCATGCTCTCTGGTCTGGTTTGTCTCTGGAGGATCTGGCCGATGCTCAAATTCCGGATGTTAGCGTCCCAGATGCCTCTGACAGCCTTGACAGGTTTAAAAGATGTGTTATTGGCTCGTCAAAGGGTCTTGCTGAAATCACGAAATCTAAGCAGCCAACAGTTCAATTCATCCATGAATCTGTCCGAGACTTTCTCCTCAAAGAAAGGGGTTTGCATGAATTGTGGCCTGACCTTGGATTTGATTGGGAGAGCTCAAGCCATGAGAAACTCAAACAATGCTGTGACTCCTACATGAATCATACCTTAGTGCGTGCGTATATTAGTAACGTGTTGTCAGAGGCCAAAGCTGACTTGCAAACGGGGATCTCAAAAAGGTACCTGTTTTTGGAGTATGCCAGTCAGCATGTTCTCTATCACGCCAACGCTGCGGCGGAAGCAGTTCCTCAAGACGAGTTTTTGTCCCATTTTCCCGTGTCTAATTGGATCAGTGTCAATAATATTTTCGAGAAGTTCAAAGTCTGTGAATACAGTCAGGATGCAAGCCTTTTCTATATTCTAGCAGACAAAGGATTCCCGGAGCTCATCCGCACAAGGCTCAAGGAGGATCCGCACATTCATGTTCCTGGGGAGAGATACGGATATCCGCTATTTGCCGCCTTGGCCAACAGTAACAAAGACGTCGTTGCTGCTCTTCTGAACGCATCTTTGAGTGTGCGTAATGGAGTCGATATTACAGAGGGTCTGAACCACAGGAAAGACTTGAAACAGTACGCATATCGCACACCACTATCCTGGGCTGCGCAGGAAGGTCGAACAAGCATTGTCGAGCTGCTTCTCCAGACAGAGACGCCCGTTGATGACATGGATGCGAAGGGCAGAACACCACTTTCACGGGCCTCAGAGAACGGGCACAAGGCGGTGGCAGAGCTGCTTATTGGCAAtggagcagatgtcaatgccggtgataatgatggatggactccactatcacgCGCCTCATTGCGTGGCCATAAGGTGGTAGCAAAGCTGCTTATTggcaagggagcagatgtcaatgtccgtgacaatgatggatggactccactatcGCATGCTTCAGAAAcgggccatgaggaggtagTAAGGCTGCTTATTAACAAGGGGTCAGATGTCAATGTCTGTgataatgatggatggactccactatcacgCGCCTCATTGTGTGGCCATAAGGTGGTAGCAAAGCTGCTTATTggcaagggagcagatgtcaatgtccgtgacaatgatggatggagtcCACTATCACGCGCCTCAGACgagggccatgaggaggttgcaAAACTGCTTATCgacaagggagcagatgtcaatgtctGTGATAAGGAgggatggactccactatcac CAAAGCTACTTACTgacaagggagcagatgtcaatgccagTGATAAGGAAGGATGGACTCCACTCTTACGGGCCTTACAGAAGGGCCGTGAGAAGGTAGCAAAGCTGCTTATTCAtaagggagcagatgtcaatgcgAGCAATAATTATGGATGGATTCCGCTCTTACACGCCATAGAGAAGGGCCATAAGAAGGTGGCAAAGCTGCTTATTagcaagggagcagatgtcaatgtccgtcacaatgatggatggactccactatcacgCGCCTCAGATgagggccatgaggaggttgcaAAACTGCTTATCAacaagggagcagatgtcaatgtccgtgATAAGGAgggatggactccactatcacgTGCCTTAATAcatggccatgaggaggtagCAAAGCTACTTACTgacaagggagcagatgtcaatgtccgtcacaatgatggatggactccactatcacgCGCCTCAGATgagggccatgaggaggttgcaAAACTGCTTATTGACAAGGGGGCAGATGTCAATATCTGTgataatgatggatggactccactatcacgCGCCTTATTGTGTGGCTATAAGAAGGTGGCAAAGCTGCTTATTagcaagggagcagatgtcaatgtccgtcacaatgatggatggactccactatcacgCGCCTCAGATgagggccatgaggaggttgcaAAACTGCTTATCAacaagggagcagatgtcaatgccggtgataatgatggatggactccactagCACGCGCCTCACTGTgtggccatgaggaggttgcaAAACTGCTTATCgacaagggagcagatgtcaataTCTGTGATAATaatggatggactccactatcacATGCTTCAGAAaagggccatgaggaggtagTAAGGCTGCTTATTGACAAGGGGGCAGATGTCAATATCTGTgataatgatggatggactccactatcacgCGCCTTATTGTGTGGCTATAAGATGGTAGCAAAGCTGCTTATTggcaagggagcagatgtcaatgtccgtgacaatgatggatggactccactagCACGCGCCTCACTGTgtggccatgaggaggttgcaAAACTGCTTATCgacaagggagcagatgtcaataTCTGTGATAATaatggatggactccactatcGCATGCTTCAGAAaagggccatgaggaggtagTAAGGCTGCTTATTGACAAGGGGGTagatgtcaatgtccgtgATAAGGAgggatggactccactatcacgTGCCTCAATACgtggccatgaggaggtagCAAAACTGCTTATCgacaagggagcagatgtcaatgccgGTGATAgtgatggatggactccactatcGCGCACCTTATTGCgtggccatgaggaggtcGCGAAGCTGCTTATTGCTAAAGGTACAGATGTTAATGCAAACAACAATAACGGATTGACTGGGATGCTTTCCTCAACAGCTGAATGA